A genomic region of Caenorhabditis elegans chromosome V contains the following coding sequences:
- the srh-268 gene encoding Serpentine Receptor, class H (Partially confirmed by transcript evidence) — protein sequence MHLEHPDTLITILHLITLLAIPIHVFGTYCILFKTPKSMESVKLIMLNFHVWCMVLDYGITVLTVPYLLFPVLGGFPLGILKDIGVPIEVQSYGILTLVAVVSAAAIDIIENRYYIVFAQNTKWRRYRIILTIFNYSCSLAWTLPAFILLPDQNTAAPGALRILEKFGTVPEYIRKAPIFVISFDLRTITLPCMIIAGFFVVEVVVFVVVMTRGMSKLKQTARFSKSTLKMQRNFLNAIYIQVSVYITSIQLPIFWFIVSILADVHFQAINNLGFVMFSFNGVVSTVIMIWIHRPYRDFCLKIVKLNKLSNNAVHVDSGGTIHSVAPRVTSNAY from the exons ATGCACCTAGAGCATCCAGATACTTTGATCACTATTCTCCATTTGATAACTCTTCTAGCAATTCCTATTCATGTCTTCGGAACTTATtgcattttattcaaaactccGAAATCAATGGAATCTGTTAAACTTATTATGCTTAACTTCCATGTTTGGTGTATGGTTTTAGACTACGGCATTACTGTTTTAACAGTTCCATATTTATTATTTCCGGTGCTTGGCGGGTTTCCATTAGGAATACTGAAAGATATTGGCGTTCCTATTGAAGTTCAGAGCTATGGTATTTTGACCCTAGTTGCAG TTGTTTCTGCTGCCGCCATAGACATAATTGAAAACCGATATTACATAGTTTTTGCTCAAAACACAAAATGGCGTCGTTATCGTATTAtactaacaattttcaattactcgTGTTCACTTGCGTGGACTTTGCCAGCATTCATCCTTCTTCCAGATCAAAATACTGCAGCACCTGGAGCTTTGAGA attcttgaaaaattcggcACTGTGCCAGAATATATACGAAAAGCCCCGATTTTCGTAATTTCTTTTGATTTACGGACTATAACTCTTCCATGTATGATAATAGCGGGTTTTTTTGTGGTTGAGGTCGTAGTGTTTGTTGTTGTAATGACTCGAGGCATGAGCAAACTAAAACAAACTGCAAGATTTTCCAAGAGCACTCTCAAAATGCaaagaaattttctaaacgcAATTTATATCCAG GTATCAGTCTACATAACAAGCATCCAACTTCCAATATTCTGGTTTATCGTTTCAATTCTTGCTGATGTTCATTTCCAAGCTATAAATAACTTGGGATTTGTGATGTTCTCATTCAATGGAGTGGTTTCTACGGTTATCATGATATGGATACACAGGCCGTATCGAGATTTCtgcttgaaaattgtaaaactaaataaattgTCTAATAATGCAGTTCATGTGGATTCCGGCGGCACAATTCATTCGGTGGCTCCTCGTGTAACCTCTAATGCATATTAA
- the C54F6.18 gene encoding uncharacterized protein (Confirmed by transcript evidence), with protein sequence MNFNFQILISTVFIALAFSADRKPIIDCVTACIHKESLADWNNCAPKCFSSSPDKKDENYLKCETKCAKLRFTMEEDDAKFSDFENCNQACVYDYNVL encoded by the exons atgaattttaattttcaaattttgatttcaacaGTTTTTATTGCCCTTGCATTTTCTGCTGACAGAAAACCTATAATCGATTGTGTAACTGCGTGTATTCACAAGGAGTCCTTAGCAGATTGGAACAACTGTGCTCCAAAATGCTTTTCCAGTTCTCccg ataaaaaagatgaaaactatttgaaatgtGAAACAAAATGTGCTAAACTTCGGTTCACGATGGAAGAGGATGATgccaagttttcagatttcgaGAATTGCAATCAAGCCTGTGTTTACGATTATAATGTTCTGTAA
- the C54F6.17 gene encoding uncharacterized protein (Confirmed by transcript evidence) — protein MSFETFFLFLVFLVAIKSEDLGSDAKENDIECVLSCEVDKVEDWEKCAEGCYSGKMDDSDRTFVSCGTNCINKFFKPNTDVADLQEFENCAEKCVEDYRDLNEK, from the exons ATGtcgtttgaaacttttttcctgtTCCTGGTTTTCCTCGTTGCTATTAAATCTGAAGATTTGGGATCGGATGCCAAAGAAAATGACATAGAATGTGTACTTTCATGTGAAGTCGACAAAGTTGAAGATTGGGAAAAGTGTGCGGAGGGATGCTATTCGGGAAAAATGG atgattcGGATCGTACTTTCGTATCCTGTGGAACCAATTGCATTAATAAGTTTTTCAAGCCCAATACAGATGTGGCAGATTTGCaggagtttgaaaattgtgccGAGAAGTGTGTGGAAGATTATCGTGATCTAAATgagaaataa
- the nhx-3 gene encoding putative Na(+)/H(+) antiporter nhx-3 (Confirmed by transcript evidence), with protein sequence MEVRDYGLAELFHWNWDHIHKVYVITTWLLVASLAKILFNLMKPLSKWLPDSSLLIIVGLGLGYFLNQTTLSGVHLDSHAFFLYLLPPIIFDAGYFMPNRALFKNFDSVLVFSVLGTLWNTFAIGGSLLIMSKYQLFTMPFTTFEILVFSALISAVDPVAVIAIFEEIHVNEFLFINVFGEALFNDGVTVVLYQMFKSFALIGSENLSPWDYATGGLSFFVVALGGAAIGIIFAIATSLATKYTQGIKILAPVFIFLLPYMAYLTAEMVSLSSIIAIAVCGMLMKQYIKGNITEAATNSVKYFTKMLAQCSETVIFMFLGLSTLTSEHHVDFIFIGATLVFCLIYRAIGIIVQCFILNKFRAKKFEVVDQFILSYGGLRGAIAYGLVVSIPASIQAKPMFITTTICVIYFTVFLQGITIRPLVNCLNVKKKEHREATMVESVYNKYLDYMMSGVEDIAGQRGHYSFIENFERFNAKVIKPVLMRHEKRQSFDATSIIRAYEKITLEDAIKLTKVKSTLQNKRLEKVKSEVRVAPEQTTVTPKDVQLARFMQSGENIDQLYTLFSDLLDKKLNELKVQADKVDKANDDDIQDDYMAEMGSHSNLGFMHHSADQLDSDSVFQRRGRRLSTGDLKGHCGTSRKPKHSMFELRHV encoded by the exons ATGGAAGTTCGTGATTATGGGCTTGCAGAG ttattccATTGGAATTGGGATCATATTCACAAGGTTTATGTTATTACGACATGGCTTTTGGTTGCATCACTGGCCAAGATTT TGTTCAACTTGATGAAACCACTCTCAAAATGGTTACCCGATTCATCTCTACTTATTATCGTGGGTTTGGGACTTGGGTACTTTCTAAACCAAACAACGCTGAGCGGAGTCCATTTGGACTCACATGCTTTCTTTTTATACCTTCTTCCTCCTATTATTTTTGATGCGG GTTACTTCATGCCAAATCGagctttatttaaaaactttgattcTGTTCTTGTGTTCTCAGTTCTCGGCACACTTTGGAACACATTCGCCATTGGTGGCTCACTTCTTATTATGTCAAAGTACCAACTTTTCACGATGCCGttcacaacttttgaaattctcgttttttctgCTCTAATCTCAGCCGTGGATCCAGTTGCTGTGATTGCAATTTTCGAAGAGATTCATGTTAATGAATTTCTGTTTATTAATGTATTCGGAGAGGCTCTTTTCAATGATGGAGTCACTGTG gtCCTATAccaaatgttcaaaagttttgcaCTAATCGGTTCCGAAAACTTGTCTCCCTGGGATTATGCTACAGGAGGTCTATCTTTCTTTGTGGTGGCTCTAGGTGGAGCAGCAATTGGAATCATTTTCGCAATTGCTACAAGTTTGGCAACAAa gtaCACTCAAGGAATCAAAATTCTAGCtccagtttttatatttttacttcCTTACATGGCTTATTTGACAGCTGAAATGGTATCACTGTCTTCGATTATTGc tattGCTGTTTGCGGAATGCTTATGAAGCAATACATAAAGGGTAACATCACCGAGGCAGCCACCAACTCCGTGAAATATTTCACCAAAATGCTTGCACAATGCTCTGAAACTGTCATCTTTATGTTTTTGGGTCTCTCCACACTCACATCAGAACACCACGTGGATTTCATATTTATTGGAGCAACATTGGTGTTTTGCTTAATATATCGAGCAATTGGAATTATTGTTCAATGCTTTATCCTGAACAAATTCCGCGCCAAAAAGTTCGAAGTGGTagatcaatttattttatcatATGGAGGACTTCGTGGAGCAATCGCTTACGGTTTAGTTGTCTCTATTCCAGCATCAATTCAAGCTAAACCAATGTTCATTACTACCACAATTTGTGTAATTTATTTCACGGTATTCCTTCAAGGAATTACTATCAGGCCTTTAGTAAATTGCCTAAATGTCAAGAAGAAGGAGCATAGAGAAGCAACAATGGTGGAGAGTGTTTATAACAAGTACTTAGACTATATGATGTCGGGTGTTGAAGACATTGCGGGTCAACGTGGTCATTATAGTTTTATTGAGAA ctttGAACGTTTCAATGCAAAAGTTATCAAACCAGTACTTATGCGGCATGAAAAACGACAAAGCTTCGACGCCACATCAATTATCAGAGCATATGAGAAAATTACGCTGGAGGACGCGATCAAGCTTACTAAAGTGAAAAGTACACTGCAAAATAAACGACtggaaaaagttaaaagtGAAGTTCGAGTGGCCCCGGAACAAACTACAGTTACTCCGAAAGATGTTCAGTTGGCCAGA TTTATGCAATCTGGTGAGAACATTGATCAACTTTACACACTATTTAGTGACCTTCTTGATAAGAAACTTAATGAATTGAAAGTCCAAGCAGATAAGGTTGACAAAGCGAATGATGATGATATTCAAGACGATTACATGGCGGAAATG GGATCACATTCAAATCTTGGATTTATGCATCACAGTGCCGATCAGCTTGACTCCGACTCAGTATTCCAACGAAGAGGCCGACGACTTTCAACAGGAGATTTGAAAGGGCACTGCGGGACCAGCAGAAAACCAAAACATTCCATGTTTGAATTGAGACACGTGTAA
- the C54F6.3 gene encoding Carbohydrate sulfotransferase (Confirmed by transcript evidence) — translation MLPRQIAFPTLLGLLILSTYLYSYIFKESKYIVIFDGKHVNFTGIEDFIPPFVNIVSDFFVASNYKLMSCGIRKSMSQLTVNTMCLLNDESNFMKGNHHLNETWLSNRSCGNNPKFRIPSLLLLNDTDTVRFAFIRDPIERFVSLYLDKCLKENACWNCGEDMRCVVKEIYNGLKKVQNHKEWQPIPTYMDTHAAPLSWNCNFDKDLAKWHLLMMGADVEERKSSIFHLANIFKRQGVSHAVVEKVKEETMAGETAHSTHKSSKRVEAERQVREDPVVRDYLHKIYFFDYLVFQFNRNPLDAKYQTDFWKMTDF, via the exons ATGCTTCCCAG acagaTTGCTTTTCCAACATTACTTGGTCTCCTAATTCTGTCCACCTACCTGTATAGCTATATTTTCAAAGAGAGTAAATACATTGTGATATTTGATGGAAAACATGTAAATTTTACTGGAA TCGAAGATTTCATTCCACCATTTGTCAACATTGTGTCAGactttttt GTAGCCTCCAACTACAAATTAATGTCATGCGGAATACGAAAATCCATGTCTCAACTCACAGTAAATACAATGTGTCTGTTGAATGATGAGAGCAATTTTATGAAAGGAAATCATCATTTGAATGAGACGTGGCTCTCAAACag atCGTGTGGAAACAACCCGAAATTCCGAATTCCATCTTTATTGTTGCTCAATGACACGGATACCGTTCGTTTTGCTTTTATCAGAGACCCAATTGAACGATTCGTGTCATTATATCTGGATAAATGCTTAAA agAGAATGCTTGCTGGAATTGTGGTGAAGATATGCGATGCGTGGTGAAGGAAATTTACAATGGACTGAAAAAGGTTCAGAACCATAAAGAATGGCAACCAATTCCAACTTATATGGATACTCACGCAGCGCCTTTATCATGGAATTGCAATTTTGACAAGGATCTAGCAAAGTGGCATTTGTTGATGATGGGAGCAGATGTGGAAGAAAGGAAAtcgtcaatttttcatttggcaaatatttttaaaagacaaGGAGTATCACACGCAGTTGTTGAAAAAGTGAAGGAGGAAACTATGG CCGGGGAAACTGCTCACTCCACGCACAAATCATCCAAAAGAGTCGAGGCAGAGCGACAAGTTCGAGAGGATCCTGTTGTCAGAGACTATCTTCataaaatctactttttcgaCTATTTAGTATTTCAGTTTAATCGAAACCCCCTCGACGCAAAATATCAAACTGATTTTTGGAAGATGACTGATTTTTAA
- the C54F6.12 gene encoding T20D4.11-like domain-containing protein (Confirmed by transcript evidence): MKSNCCFIWICLALVTIPFYVYRAQTYIFHGKFSGSLDNCSSVFDKVHILIEQDLNDTERFLRTPQYYEQISNGCEKVLTCVKASTNLTDNLELDITSLCQFYLYYHNVFSKCAKKLMRRVGQNISCIDTIFNKSFEDKKSMCEGWDSAQDCLIKKISATCKLNSRVPMRHFSSLKEAMCTEIEEVQWLEGLTDF, from the exons ATGAAGAGtaattgttgttttatttGGATTTGTCTGGCGTTGGTTACAATTCCTTTTTATGTATATAGAGCTcaaacttatatttttcatgGCAAGTTTTCTGGAAGCTTGGACAATTGCAGTTCA GTCTTCGACAAAGTTCACATTTTAATTGAGCAAGATCTGAACGATACCGAGCGATTTCTTCGAACTCCACAATATTATGAACAAATTTCGAATGGGTGTGAAAAggttttg ACCTGCGTAAAAGCGTCTACAAACCTAACCGATAATTTGGAGCTGGATATAACTAGTCTGTGCCAGTTCTATCTATATTACCATAATGTATTTTCAAAGTGCGCGAAGAAGCTGATGAGAAGAGTGGGTCAGAATATTTCTTGCATTGATACAATCTTCAACAAATCTTTTGAG gacaaAAAGAGCATGTGCGAAGGATGGGATAGTGCTCAAGATTGTCTTATAAAGAAGATCAGTGCAACCTGTAAACTGAATAGTAGAGTTCCAATGCGGCATTTCTCTAGTTTGAAAGAAGCGATGTGCACGGAAATTGAAGAAGTACAGTGGCTGGAAGGCTTAACTGATTTTTGA
- the swt-2 gene encoding Sugar transporter SWEET (Partially confirmed by transcript evidence), which produces MTTFIIYFVSIVAFVFTIIQFFTGIPICLQIYRQGHVGDISGFPFLMGTLVLPFWLRYGFLRNDVMLISINCAGIPIAVFNAMFFLYFSKPKKYYMTQLSIVTIIILTMLMLIHFNPNVQFLGFVCIVLNLITFGSPLAGLRVVLRDREVITLPFVLCLVQLIVQCLWNLYGILIQDFFLVIPTAVGIMISLVQLSLFLIFPRKRDGYSPMAKVARCVFGSSNNRKEVPDEPQKIVVESNTVY; this is translated from the exons atgacaacatttattatttattttgtctCTATCGTTGCGTTTGTTTTTACTATAATACAGTTTTTCACGGGAAT ACCGATTTGTCTACAAATCTACAGACAAGGTCATGTTGGTGACATTTCCGGATTTCCATTCCTTATGGGTACTTTGGT attgcCATTCTGGCTTCGATATGGTTTTCTCCGAAATGATGTAATGTTGATTTCAATCAACTGTGCCGGAATACCCATTGCGGTTTTCAATGCGATGTTTTTCCTGTACTTTTCAAAACCGAAA aaatactaCATGACACAACTATCTATCGTGACAATTATAATCTTGACAATGCTTATGTTAATTCATTTTAATCCAAACGTGCAGTTTCTTGGATTCGTTTGCATTGTTCTCAACCTCATCACTTTCGGCTCCCCGTTAGCTGGACTA AGAGTAGTGCTCAGAGATCGGGAAGTGATCACTCTTCCCTTTGTTTTATGTCTTGTGCAGTTGATAGTGCAATGTCTATGGAATTTGTATGGAATTCTGATACAGGACTTTTTTCTTGTG ATTCCGACGGCTGTTGGAATAATGATTAGTCTTGTTCAACTTTCATTATTCctcatttttccaagaaaaagaGACGGATATAGTCCAATGGCAAAAGTGGCACGGTGTGTTTTCGGAAGTTCAAATAATCGAAAAGAAGTACCTGATGAGCCACAGAAAATTGTTGTTGAATCTAATACAgtgtattaa
- the nhx-3 gene encoding putative Na(+)/H(+) antiporter nhx-3 (Confirmed by transcript evidence) translates to MLSKLFVFLLICYATADEVDKKEAKHGFQLFHWNWDHIHKVYVITTWLLVASLAKILFNLMKPLSKWLPDSSLLIIVGLGLGYFLNQTTLSGVHLDSHAFFLYLLPPIIFDAGYFMPNRALFKNFDSVLVFSVLGTLWNTFAIGGSLLIMSKYQLFTMPFTTFEILVFSALISAVDPVAVIAIFEEIHVNEFLFINVFGEALFNDGVTVVLYQMFKSFALIGSENLSPWDYATGGLSFFVVALGGAAIGIIFAIATSLATKYTQGIKILAPVFIFLLPYMAYLTAEMVSLSSIIAIAVCGMLMKQYIKGNITEAATNSVKYFTKMLAQCSETVIFMFLGLSTLTSEHHVDFIFIGATLVFCLIYRAIGIIVQCFILNKFRAKKFEVVDQFILSYGGLRGAIAYGLVVSIPASIQAKPMFITTTICVIYFTVFLQGITIRPLVNCLNVKKKEHREATMVESVYNKYLDYMMSGVEDIAGQRGHYSFIENFERFNAKVIKPVLMRHEKRQSFDATSIIRAYEKITLEDAIKLTKVKSTLQNKRLEKVKSEVRVAPEQTTVTPKDVQLARFMQSGENIDQLYTLFSDLLDKKLNELKVQADKVDKANDDDIQDDYMAEMGSHSNLGFMHHSADQLDSDSVFQRRGRRLSTGDLKGHCGTSRKPKHSMFELRHV, encoded by the exons atgCTGTCAAAATTATTTGTGTTCTTGCTGATATGCTATGCAACAGCAGACGAAGTGGATAAAAAAGAAGCCAAACACGGTTTTCAG ttattccATTGGAATTGGGATCATATTCACAAGGTTTATGTTATTACGACATGGCTTTTGGTTGCATCACTGGCCAAGATTT TGTTCAACTTGATGAAACCACTCTCAAAATGGTTACCCGATTCATCTCTACTTATTATCGTGGGTTTGGGACTTGGGTACTTTCTAAACCAAACAACGCTGAGCGGAGTCCATTTGGACTCACATGCTTTCTTTTTATACCTTCTTCCTCCTATTATTTTTGATGCGG GTTACTTCATGCCAAATCGagctttatttaaaaactttgattcTGTTCTTGTGTTCTCAGTTCTCGGCACACTTTGGAACACATTCGCCATTGGTGGCTCACTTCTTATTATGTCAAAGTACCAACTTTTCACGATGCCGttcacaacttttgaaattctcgttttttctgCTCTAATCTCAGCCGTGGATCCAGTTGCTGTGATTGCAATTTTCGAAGAGATTCATGTTAATGAATTTCTGTTTATTAATGTATTCGGAGAGGCTCTTTTCAATGATGGAGTCACTGTG gtCCTATAccaaatgttcaaaagttttgcaCTAATCGGTTCCGAAAACTTGTCTCCCTGGGATTATGCTACAGGAGGTCTATCTTTCTTTGTGGTGGCTCTAGGTGGAGCAGCAATTGGAATCATTTTCGCAATTGCTACAAGTTTGGCAACAAa gtaCACTCAAGGAATCAAAATTCTAGCtccagtttttatatttttacttcCTTACATGGCTTATTTGACAGCTGAAATGGTATCACTGTCTTCGATTATTGc tattGCTGTTTGCGGAATGCTTATGAAGCAATACATAAAGGGTAACATCACCGAGGCAGCCACCAACTCCGTGAAATATTTCACCAAAATGCTTGCACAATGCTCTGAAACTGTCATCTTTATGTTTTTGGGTCTCTCCACACTCACATCAGAACACCACGTGGATTTCATATTTATTGGAGCAACATTGGTGTTTTGCTTAATATATCGAGCAATTGGAATTATTGTTCAATGCTTTATCCTGAACAAATTCCGCGCCAAAAAGTTCGAAGTGGTagatcaatttattttatcatATGGAGGACTTCGTGGAGCAATCGCTTACGGTTTAGTTGTCTCTATTCCAGCATCAATTCAAGCTAAACCAATGTTCATTACTACCACAATTTGTGTAATTTATTTCACGGTATTCCTTCAAGGAATTACTATCAGGCCTTTAGTAAATTGCCTAAATGTCAAGAAGAAGGAGCATAGAGAAGCAACAATGGTGGAGAGTGTTTATAACAAGTACTTAGACTATATGATGTCGGGTGTTGAAGACATTGCGGGTCAACGTGGTCATTATAGTTTTATTGAGAA ctttGAACGTTTCAATGCAAAAGTTATCAAACCAGTACTTATGCGGCATGAAAAACGACAAAGCTTCGACGCCACATCAATTATCAGAGCATATGAGAAAATTACGCTGGAGGACGCGATCAAGCTTACTAAAGTGAAAAGTACACTGCAAAATAAACGACtggaaaaagttaaaagtGAAGTTCGAGTGGCCCCGGAACAAACTACAGTTACTCCGAAAGATGTTCAGTTGGCCAGA TTTATGCAATCTGGTGAGAACATTGATCAACTTTACACACTATTTAGTGACCTTCTTGATAAGAAACTTAATGAATTGAAAGTCCAAGCAGATAAGGTTGACAAAGCGAATGATGATGATATTCAAGACGATTACATGGCGGAAATG GGATCACATTCAAATCTTGGATTTATGCATCACAGTGCCGATCAGCTTGACTCCGACTCAGTATTCCAACGAAGAGGCCGACGACTTTCAACAGGAGATTTGAAAGGGCACTGCGGGACCAGCAGAAAACCAAAACATTCCATGTTTGAATTGAGACACGTGTAA
- the C54F6.20 gene encoding uncharacterized protein (Confirmed by transcript evidence), translated as MTSKIIFLCIILLILIQLASADFSCFFGDFICKHITCRNCEIATCITGDCVCTICT; from the exons atgacttcaaaaattatttttctctgtattattcttttaattttaattcaactTGCATCTGCGGATTTCTCATGcttttttggagatttcatTTGTAAGCATATTACTTGCCGG aattgcgAAATAGCAACTTGCATCACTGGAGACTGCGTCTGCACAATTTGCACATAA
- the C54F6.5 gene encoding UPF0506 domain-containing protein (Confirmed by transcript evidence) → MFTKTLLLLILIAFLAELATADFSCFLGNWFCDSVTCRNCKISSCLTGDCVCSVCT, encoded by the exons ATGTTCACCAAGACCCTCCTCCTCCTTATCCTCATCGCCTTCCTGGCCGAGCTTGCCACCGCTGATTTTTCGTGTTTCCTTGGAAATTGGTTCTGTGATAGCGTGACGTGTAGA aactgcAAAATCTCATCGTGCCTCACCGGAGACTGTGTTTGCTCAGTTTGCACATAA
- the swt-2 gene encoding Sugar transporter SWEET1 (Confirmed by transcript evidence) — protein MGTLVLPFWLRYGFLRNDVMLISINCAGIPIAVFNAMFFLYFSKPKKYYMTQLSIVTIIILTMLMLIHFNPNVQFLGFVCIVLNLITFGSPLAGLRVVLRDREVITLPFVLCLVQLIVQCLWNLYGILIQDFFLVIPTAVGIMISLVQLSLFLIFPRKRDGYSPMAKVARCVFGSSNNRKEVPDEPQKIVVESNTVY, from the exons ATGGGTACTTTGGT attgcCATTCTGGCTTCGATATGGTTTTCTCCGAAATGATGTAATGTTGATTTCAATCAACTGTGCCGGAATACCCATTGCGGTTTTCAATGCGATGTTTTTCCTGTACTTTTCAAAACCGAAA aaatactaCATGACACAACTATCTATCGTGACAATTATAATCTTGACAATGCTTATGTTAATTCATTTTAATCCAAACGTGCAGTTTCTTGGATTCGTTTGCATTGTTCTCAACCTCATCACTTTCGGCTCCCCGTTAGCTGGACTA AGAGTAGTGCTCAGAGATCGGGAAGTGATCACTCTTCCCTTTGTTTTATGTCTTGTGCAGTTGATAGTGCAATGTCTATGGAATTTGTATGGAATTCTGATACAGGACTTTTTTCTTGTG ATTCCGACGGCTGTTGGAATAATGATTAGTCTTGTTCAACTTTCATTATTCctcatttttccaagaaaaagaGACGGATATAGTCCAATGGCAAAAGTGGCACGGTGTGTTTTCGGAAGTTCAAATAATCGAAAAGAAGTACCTGATGAGCCACAGAAAATTGTTGTTGAATCTAATACAgtgtattaa